One segment of Clostridium ljungdahlii DSM 13528 DNA contains the following:
- a CDS encoding 4Fe-4S binding protein has protein sequence MAKKIRKIQITRHIVQLILFFLLPGLYIMAFSELKNIFQMIVKGNFNFIQAFPQLLEFSICILFTIFAGRFFCGWFCAFGTFNDWVHIISKRIFKINFKISEKLDSKLKYVKYVVLLLLLIAGYNSGSNFLQGTSPWDAFAQITDFSKVISTLTIGFVLLVLITLGDIFIERFFCRYLCPLGAVFSLFSKISIFKIKKPNDKCGKCRVCTNNCSMGLKLYSTNSVHGGECINCLKCIEECPRKNTSVSIIGENVDSKLACSIALTLFIGTYGLINLGNTMLSRQNASSINNVATTQTMVQESASNENTSTSSSNTVQGKYKDGTYTGTGTGFRGGTTKVSVTIKNGKITDTQTVSTEDTPRFYQNVESTLPSEIISTQSTSVDAVSGATYSSKGFTDAVQNALNQAVKK, from the coding sequence TAAAGGAAACTTTAATTTCATTCAAGCATTCCCACAGTTACTGGAATTTTCAATATGTATACTATTTACTATTTTTGCAGGCAGGTTTTTCTGTGGATGGTTTTGTGCCTTCGGTACTTTTAATGATTGGGTTCATATTATATCGAAAAGAATATTTAAAATTAATTTTAAAATAAGTGAAAAACTAGACTCTAAACTCAAATATGTAAAATACGTAGTGCTGTTATTACTTCTAATTGCTGGATACAATAGTGGAAGTAATTTTTTACAAGGTACAAGTCCCTGGGATGCATTTGCTCAAATAACTGATTTTTCTAAAGTTATATCAACTTTAACTATAGGCTTTGTACTTTTAGTTCTAATAACTTTAGGCGATATTTTTATTGAAAGATTTTTTTGCAGATATTTGTGTCCTTTAGGTGCTGTATTCTCCCTGTTCTCTAAAATAAGTATATTCAAAATCAAAAAACCTAATGATAAATGTGGTAAATGCAGGGTATGTACAAATAATTGTTCTATGGGATTAAAACTTTATAGTACAAATAGCGTACATGGTGGAGAATGTATAAATTGCTTAAAATGCATAGAGGAATGTCCTAGGAAAAATACTAGTGTAAGCATAATTGGAGAAAATGTAGATTCAAAACTTGCATGTTCAATTGCTTTAACTCTATTTATTGGAACTTACGGTCTTATAAACCTGGGAAATACTATGTTAAGCAGGCAAAACGCCTCTTCCATAAATAATGTAGCTACTACTCAAACTATGGTCCAGGAAAGTGCTTCCAACGAGAATACAAGTACATCTTCTTCCAATACAGTACAAGGTAAATATAAAGACGGAACTTATACTGGAACTGGAACTGGCTTTAGAGGAGGTACAACAAAAGTATCTGTTACTATAAAAAATGGTAAAATTACTGATACTCAAACAGTATCTACAGAAGATACACCTAGGTTTTATCAAAATGTAGAAAGTACATTGCCTAGTGAAATAATTTCAACACAATCAACTTCTGTTGATGCAGTGTCTGGAGCTACCTATAGCAGCAAAGGGTTTACAGATGCAGTACAAAATGCACTAAACCAAGCTGTAAAAAAATAA
- a CDS encoding anti-sigma-I factor RsgI family protein encodes MMGKKEGIVVSVEGKYANLLTPYGEFIKVKSSGKRLHVGEKFEGDEVLHRLSFFNTRKIIAAACIMFVLLIGGGVKAYYTPAATVLVNINPSIELKVNFLNKIISFKGLNGDGNKILSEVKINNDNINDALKVIIDQAKKDKFIDKNYAKTISIDISGKNIDVSDFKSNMASSNLSVKIETNGNIILNNKPKDNSTNKNLNSSDKAAAKENTPSSQKHLSDKKEDKTLNNSTSSENKFKNESKSSSVGNSSSESNSSSYKEKDKSGSNAKQLQDSDSSKVKESQNSNKKTEENVSSKQNDSSNKDNSHQQNSNGNKKK; translated from the coding sequence ATGATGGGTAAAAAGGAAGGCATAGTAGTAAGTGTAGAAGGAAAATATGCTAATTTACTTACTCCTTATGGTGAATTTATAAAAGTAAAATCCAGTGGAAAAAGGCTTCATGTTGGCGAAAAATTTGAGGGAGATGAAGTTCTTCACAGATTAAGTTTTTTTAATACAAGAAAGATAATAGCAGCAGCTTGTATAATGTTTGTATTATTAATAGGTGGTGGTGTAAAAGCCTACTATACTCCTGCAGCTACTGTTTTAGTAAATATAAATCCTAGCATTGAGCTAAAGGTGAATTTTTTAAATAAAATCATTTCTTTTAAAGGGTTAAATGGTGATGGAAATAAAATATTGAGTGAAGTGAAAATAAATAATGACAATATAAACGATGCTTTAAAAGTAATAATTGATCAAGCTAAAAAGGATAAATTTATTGATAAGAATTATGCGAAAACTATATCAATTGACATTAGTGGTAAAAACATAGATGTTTCTGATTTCAAATCAAATATGGCATCTTCTAATTTAAGTGTAAAAATTGAAACTAATGGTAATATTATTTTAAATAATAAACCAAAGGATAATTCTACTAACAAGAACTTAAATAGCAGTGATAAAGCTGCTGCTAAAGAAAATACTCCAAGCAGTCAAAAACATTTAAGTGATAAAAAAGAGGATAAAACATTAAATAATAGCACCAGTAGTGAAAATAAATTTAAGAATGAAAGTAAGTCATCAAGTGTAGGCAATTCTTCAAGTGAAAGTAATTCTAGCTCATATAAAGAAAAAGACAAGAGTGGATCTAATGCAAAACAGCTACAAGACTCAGATAGCAGTAAAGTTAAAGAAAGTCAAAATTCAAATAAAAAAACTGAGGAAAATGTGAGTAGCAAGCAAAATGATAGCTCCAATAAAGATAATTCCCACCAGCAGAATTCTAATGGAAATAAGAAAAAATAA
- the sigI gene encoding RNA polymerase sigma-I factor has product MADIAHLLHENRDEFISENKNFIYKCTYTISKRYLQWENDDELSIALIAFNKACDNYTETKGNFYAYAKIIIRNALIDYFRKNKNSPLLTFDDSDCSMEKLNNANSITSFQLELENKNRADEIIELNKKLMEYKIDFSSLVNNSPKHKDTRDSILKLVLKICSNSEISNFVLNKKQLPVKQICIYTGCNKKFIDKWKKYIIALFILFSSENFMYIRSYLNVKVGENDG; this is encoded by the coding sequence ATGGCAGATATTGCTCATTTACTCCATGAAAACAGAGATGAATTTATTAGTGAAAATAAAAATTTTATATATAAATGTACTTATACTATTTCAAAAAGATATCTTCAATGGGAAAATGATGATGAACTGAGCATTGCTTTGATTGCATTTAACAAAGCTTGTGATAATTATACAGAAACAAAGGGAAATTTTTACGCATATGCAAAAATTATAATTAGGAATGCATTAATTGATTATTTTAGAAAAAATAAAAATTCACCTTTACTTACTTTTGACGATAGTGACTGCAGTATGGAAAAATTAAATAATGCCAATTCCATAACAAGTTTTCAATTGGAATTGGAAAATAAAAATAGAGCAGATGAAATTATTGAATTAAATAAAAAACTTATGGAATATAAAATCGATTTTAGCAGTCTTGTAAATAATAGTCCAAAGCATAAGGATACAAGAGACAGTATTTTAAAACTTGTGTTAAAGATATGCAGCAATAGTGAAATTAGTAATTTTGTATTGAATAAAAAGCAGCTGCCCGTTAAGCAAATTTGTATATATACTGGATGTAACAAAAAATTTATTGACAAGTGGAAAAAGTATATTATTGCTCTATTTATATTATTTAGCAGCGAAAATTTTATGTATATAAGGTCCTATTTAAATGTAAAAGTGGGTGAGAATGATGGGTAA
- a CDS encoding class I SAM-dependent methyltransferase, with protein MIKDSSTKCWNQVNIDEWIEKAQTNDFRIYYIMPYTLEKLGDIKGKYILDLGCGEGGYSRALSHKGAIVTAADCSEVFIEYAKNKAKEEGLRIEHCVLNSNTLNVIDDNYYDIVLCSMMLMDVEDLDGTLKEIHRVLKQNGKVFISILHPCFKGKETKWMLNNENIEVLVSDYHNPKEWVGEIKGMNAPILYRHRTLSDYIKAFVKNGFKLTDMNEPIPTQEQAQMSSRVAWLKKIPMYLFIELEK; from the coding sequence ATGATAAAAGATAGTTCAACCAAATGTTGGAATCAGGTGAATATAGACGAATGGATTGAAAAAGCCCAAACAAATGATTTTAGAATATATTACATAATGCCATACACATTAGAAAAACTTGGAGATATCAAAGGTAAATATATTCTTGATTTAGGATGTGGTGAGGGTGGTTATTCGAGAGCATTATCACATAAGGGAGCAATCGTTACGGCTGCTGACTGTTCAGAAGTTTTTATTGAGTACGCAAAAAATAAAGCAAAAGAAGAAGGTTTAAGGATTGAGCATTGTGTTCTTAATTCAAATACACTAAATGTAATTGACGACAATTATTACGATATAGTGCTTTGCTCGATGATGTTAATGGATGTTGAAGATTTGGATGGTACTTTAAAGGAAATTCATCGTGTTTTAAAGCAAAATGGAAAGGTATTCATTTCTATATTGCATCCATGCTTCAAGGGCAAAGAAACTAAATGGATGTTAAATAATGAAAATATAGAGGTACTTGTTTCTGATTATCATAATCCAAAAGAATGGGTTGGAGAAATCAAAGGAATGAATGCTCCAATTTTATATAGACATAGGACTTTGTCAGATTATATAAAAGCGTTTGTCAAAAATGGTTTTAAGTTGACTGATATGAACGAACCAATACCAACACAAGAACAGGCTCAAATGTCATCGAGAGTCGCTTGGTTGAAGAAAATACCGATGTATTTGTTTATAGAATTAGAAAAATAA
- a CDS encoding MFS transporter, which yields MKNNYFNSELKNFYIFMIGQFVSQFGNKLTSYGLILWSYKQSGSVLFMSLLSVCYLVPEVLFNFIAGTISDCWNKKKILLISDVIAAMFSLSIILMMITNTLKIENLYVINFMLGITDAFQNRASDVVVSAILKIIILKRIACLASVILLQEYLPPLLLLHFMGWSLL from the coding sequence ATGAAAAATAATTATTTTAATAGTGAACTAAAAAATTTTTATATATTTATGATAGGACAATTTGTATCTCAGTTTGGGAACAAGCTTACAAGTTATGGATTGATTCTCTGGTCATATAAGCAAAGTGGATCTGTTTTGTTTATGTCATTACTTTCGGTATGCTATTTGGTACCAGAAGTATTATTTAATTTTATTGCAGGCACCATTAGTGATTGCTGGAACAAGAAAAAAATTTTGTTGATTTCAGATGTTATAGCAGCTATGTTTTCATTGAGTATAATTCTTATGATGATTACAAATACACTTAAAATAGAGAATCTATACGTTATAAATTTTATGCTTGGAATAACGGATGCATTTCAAAATCGAGCTTCAGATGTTGTGGTATCTGCAATTCTAAAGATAATTATATTAAAACGAATAGCATGTTTAGCTTCTGTGATTCTTTTACAGGAATATTTGCCCCCATTGTTACTATTGCACTTTATGGGTTGGAGCCTATTATAG
- a CDS encoding sugar O-acetyltransferase — protein MNQKERMLAGFPYKPWLDGLSEERIENKNKIYEYNHCKPDESAKMDELIRDILGKSGIGIHIEVPFHCDYGKNIEVGNNFFANYNCIILDCGKVIIGNNVLFAPNVSLYTAGHPIHPDSRNSGYEYGISISIGNNVWLGGNVVVNPGVHIGNNVVIGSGSVVTKDIPDNVIAVGNPCKVIREITEEDRKYYYKSYEFDVEDYRD, from the coding sequence ATGAATCAAAAAGAAAGAATGTTGGCTGGTTTTCCATATAAGCCGTGGTTAGATGGATTATCAGAAGAACGAATAGAGAATAAAAATAAGATATATGAGTATAATCATTGCAAACCAGACGAAAGTGCAAAAATGGATGAATTAATAAGAGATATTCTTGGTAAATCGGGTATAGGTATACATATTGAAGTACCCTTTCATTGTGATTATGGAAAGAATATTGAAGTTGGAAATAATTTCTTTGCAAATTACAACTGTATTATTTTAGATTGTGGAAAAGTAATCATAGGCAATAATGTACTATTTGCTCCAAATGTATCTTTATATACAGCAGGTCATCCAATACATCCTGATTCTCGTAATTCTGGATATGAGTATGGCATTAGTATAAGCATAGGAAATAATGTTTGGCTCGGGGGAAATGTTGTTGTAAATCCTGGAGTTCATATCGGTAATAATGTTGTTATCGGTTCAGGAAGCGTTGTTACCAAAGATATTCCCGATAATGTAATAGCAGTTGGAAACCCATGCAAGGTTATTCGTGAAATTACGGAAGAAGACCGCAAGTATTATTATAAAAGCTATGAATTTGATGTTGAAGATTACAGAGATTAA
- a CDS encoding aminoglycoside adenylyltransferase domain-containing protein, with amino-acid sequence MYLTKNKVGKPNSEIEPYLYFCDEKFNSYGYYDINYVTWWTLKYNGIPINSPNVSSLNINVQWNNIVETMNYNLNSYWKKKLCEKNIFLSDEWIEFAVLTLCRILYTLDNKSIATKIESAKYTIMSIPDDQRSKHRLPIESLNKTYIIPEFFKIKVLGSIVGIEHIVTKE; translated from the coding sequence ATGTATCTTACTAAAAATAAGGTAGGAAAACCTAATTCCGAAATAGAACCTTATTTATATTTTTGTGATGAAAAATTTAATAGTTATGGTTATTATGATATAAATTATGTTACTTGGTGGACATTAAAATATAATGGAATACCTATAAATAGTCCTAATGTTAGCAGCCTAAATATAAATGTTCAGTGGAATAATATTGTAGAAACAATGAATTATAATTTAAATAGTTATTGGAAAAAGAAATTGTGTGAAAAGAATATATTTTTATCAGATGAATGGATTGAATTTGCTGTTTTGACATTATGCAGAATATTATACACCCTTGATAATAAAAGCATAGCTACTAAAATTGAATCTGCTAAGTATACAATAATGAGTATTCCTGATGATCAACGATCAAAACACAGGTTGCCTATTGAAAGTTTAAATAAGACTTATATAATTCCAGAGTTTTTTAAAATTAAAGTATTAGGCAGTATAGTCGGTATTGAACATATTGTTACCAAAGAATAA
- a CDS encoding class I SAM-dependent methyltransferase, protein MEYNAYDFWVNTSGKPYDRAKKDLEDPIRMLKRYAGYFDTYEGIKIANICGSCGKKAIPLAILGSEVTIFDISEDNKKYALEVADEANVDIDFIVGDVLKIDMNKYEKYFDVVFMEGGILHYFHDINQFMKIMQQLLKTNGKMICSDFHPFQKISDILGLEQPTMSYFSTDVFEGEMAHARFFPDEIRRQMPLCSYRKYTISEIINAVIENGFTLNRFDEHPYWTNEDIPGEFTIIAKKN, encoded by the coding sequence TTGGAATATAATGCATATGATTTTTGGGTAAATACATCAGGAAAACCATATGATAGAGCTAAGAAAGATTTAGAAGATCCGATAAGAATGTTGAAAAGATATGCAGGCTATTTTGATACTTATGAAGGCATTAAAATTGCTAATATTTGCGGTTCATGTGGTAAAAAAGCAATTCCATTAGCAATTTTGGGTTCAGAAGTTACAATCTTTGATATTTCAGAAGATAATAAAAAGTATGCACTTGAAGTTGCAGATGAAGCCAATGTTGATATTGATTTTATAGTTGGTGATGTATTGAAAATTGATATGAACAAATATGAAAAATATTTTGATGTGGTCTTTATGGAAGGAGGAATCCTTCATTATTTTCATGATATCAACCAATTTATGAAAATAATGCAGCAGCTTTTAAAAACAAATGGAAAAATGATTTGTAGTGATTTTCACCCGTTTCAAAAAATATCAGATATACTAGGGCTAGAACAGCCGACAATGAGTTATTTTTCAACAGATGTATTTGAAGGTGAAATGGCTCATGCAAGATTTTTTCCAGATGAGATTCGCAGACAAATGCCATTATGTAGTTATAGAAAATATACCATTAGTGAAATCATTAATGCAGTTATAGAAAATGGATTTACTCTTAATAGATTTGACGAACATCCATATTGGACAAATGAAGATATACCTGGAGAGTTCACAATTATAGCAAAGAAGAATTAG
- a CDS encoding NUDIX hydrolase yields the protein MEDKDIVFKTNQSCFVYRVAAIIIKDNRLLMAKHEDYPCYYTVGGKVRINETSEEAVIRESYEETGIEFEIDRLSFIQERFFQIAGKHHHEIVFFYLMKYIDGINILDATYTDQGEKEILQWIPIDELEHINIVPNFLKTNLTKINENIIHIISKE from the coding sequence GTGGAAGATAAAGATATAGTATTTAAAACCAATCAAAGTTGCTTTGTTTATAGGGTTGCGGCAATTATTATCAAAGACAACAGGCTACTTATGGCAAAACATGAAGATTATCCATGTTATTATACAGTTGGGGGAAAAGTTAGAATAAATGAAACCTCGGAGGAAGCCGTTATCCGCGAGTCCTATGAGGAAACAGGAATTGAATTTGAAATTGATAGACTTTCCTTTATCCAAGAAAGATTTTTTCAAATAGCGGGAAAACATCATCACGAAATTGTGTTTTTTTATTTAATGAAATACATTGATGGAATAAATATTTTAGATGCTACATATACCGACCAAGGTGAAAAGGAAATTTTACAGTGGATACCTATTGATGAATTGGAGCATATAAATATTGTGCCTAACTTTTTAAAAACTAATTTAACCAAAATAAATGAAAATATTATTCATATTATATCGAAAGAATAG
- a CDS encoding GrpB family protein — protein sequence MQGVERHKVRLLPHCEEWKEEFEEVKKQLKEIFGDNVNYIQHVGSTSISGIYAKPILDIAIVLKSFEDMNIEGMKKAGYDYCGTQNNKKNRYLFVLRGEGEISLRHIHCYESNNVDFYFVTRFRDFLNEHKEYAKEYSDLKISLAKQYPDDRNTYTDKKESFVRMIYQKIDSGKYKGDIIK from the coding sequence ATGCAAGGAGTTGAGCGTCATAAGGTTAGACTATTGCCTCATTGTGAAGAATGGAAAGAGGAATTTGAAGAAGTAAAAAAACAATTGAAAGAAATTTTCGGGGATAACGTAAATTATATACAGCATGTAGGCAGCACCTCAATTAGTGGTATCTACGCTAAGCCAATACTTGACATTGCTATAGTACTAAAATCATTTGAAGATATGAACATAGAAGGAATGAAAAAGGCAGGTTACGATTATTGTGGTACACAAAACAACAAAAAGAATAGGTATCTTTTTGTTTTAAGAGGTGAAGGAGAGATTTCATTAAGGCACATTCATTGTTATGAATCAAACAATGTTGACTTTTATTTTGTGACACGGTTCAGAGATTTCCTAAATGAGCATAAAGAGTATGCTAAAGAGTATAGTGATTTGAAAATATCTTTAGCAAAGCAATACCCGGATGATAGGAATACATATACAGATAAAAAAGAAAGTTTTGTAAGAATGATATATCAAAAAATTGATTCAGGGAAATACAAGGGTGACATAATCAAATAA
- a CDS encoding NUDIX hydrolase: MRAPCQVLVFPYYINDKGIEYAIFHRNDEDWWQAISGGGEDGETIMESAKREAWEEGGISKDLPYVKLDTVNSIPAEEFADSIYWNENIYVIPENCYGVEIIDKQLILSHEHTEYRWMSYNDAISCLKWDGNKVALWELNKRLSKKI; the protein is encoded by the coding sequence ATGAGAGCACCATGTCAAGTTTTAGTATTTCCTTATTATATAAATGATAAAGGTATAGAATATGCTATATTTCACAGAAACGATGAAGATTGGTGGCAAGCTATTTCTGGTGGCGGAGAAGATGGTGAAACGATAATGGAATCGGCTAAAAGAGAAGCATGGGAAGAAGGAGGAATTTCTAAGGATTTACCATATGTGAAGTTAGACACAGTTAATTCAATTCCTGCTGAAGAATTTGCAGATAGTATTTATTGGAATGAAAATATCTATGTTATACCTGAAAATTGTTATGGAGTTGAGATAATAGATAAGCAATTAATACTTTCACATGAACATACAGAATATAGGTGGATGAGCTATAATGATGCTATTTCATGTTTAAAATGGGATGGAAATAAAGTAGCACTTTGGGAACTTAATAAAAGACTTAGCAAGAAAATTTAA
- a CDS encoding GTP-binding protein has product MNKTIGLFAHVDAGKTTLAEQILYHTKSIKNLGRVDHKDSFLDNNDIEKNRGITIFSDQAVFKYKSSNYYLVDTPGHADFSSEMERTIEIMDYAIVIISAVEGVQAQTEIVWQLLKKHGIPTFFFINKVDRIGANVEGILKDIRVNLTEDVCFISESVQLDKISKEIMEFAAERSDKLLQKYIEEDFENQLWLNSIRDMIFRSKLFPCMSGSALQDKGIDDFLEKLDVLTFTNYNDREKFQGIVYKIRHDKQKNKITYIKILEGTLKVRDEIAVNTSQDCYEKVTQIRICNGDKFKTVDEASAGELAAVSGLSNSIVGCGLGNCHRKVNYEMVPALKSRVIFDKGLNEKDVLACFKVLEEEDPALKVSWNEKLGEIQVNIMGTIQLEVLKELVKERFDLSVDFGPCEILYKETIVEASYGCGHFEPLRHYAEVYLKLEPGERNSGISFYNECSADDLDINYQKLIGKHIYERDHHGILTGFPITDIKITLITGRCHVKHTCGGDFREATFRALRQGLEGVKNILLEPYYRFKIKVSADYMGRVLSDIQKLKGSFENPNNLNGEVIITGRGPVSTFMNYAVDFTSFTKGRGKINFVLDGYDICHNEEEVIEKIGYDKNADIEYTSTSVFCSKGQPFLVKGDRAREYMHCLK; this is encoded by the coding sequence ATGAATAAGACAATTGGATTATTTGCTCATGTAGATGCAGGAAAAACTACTTTAGCTGAGCAGATTTTGTATCATACAAAGAGTATTAAAAATTTAGGAAGAGTAGACCATAAGGATTCATTTTTAGATAATAATGACATAGAGAAGAATAGAGGAATTACCATATTTTCCGATCAAGCTGTATTTAAGTATAAATCTTCTAATTATTATTTGGTAGATACACCTGGACATGCCGATTTTTCATCTGAAATGGAGAGGACTATTGAAATAATGGATTATGCCATTGTTATCATAAGTGCAGTTGAAGGTGTTCAGGCACAGACTGAGATAGTGTGGCAGCTTTTGAAAAAACATGGGATACCTACATTTTTCTTTATAAATAAAGTAGATAGGATTGGAGCAAATGTAGAAGGTATACTTAAAGATATCAGAGTAAACTTAACAGAAGATGTATGTTTTATTTCTGAATCTGTACAGTTAGATAAAATCAGTAAAGAGATTATGGAGTTTGCAGCAGAACGCAGTGATAAACTTCTTCAAAAATATATAGAAGAAGATTTTGAAAATCAGCTGTGGCTGAATTCTATAAGAGATATGATATTTAGGAGTAAATTATTTCCTTGTATGAGTGGCTCTGCCCTTCAAGATAAGGGAATAGATGATTTTCTAGAAAAATTAGATGTGCTTACTTTTACAAATTACAATGATAGAGAAAAATTTCAAGGAATTGTGTATAAAATACGCCATGACAAGCAAAAAAATAAAATTACTTATATAAAAATACTAGAAGGTACTTTAAAAGTTAGAGATGAAATTGCAGTGAATACATCTCAGGATTGCTATGAAAAAGTAACACAAATTAGGATCTGTAATGGTGACAAATTTAAAACAGTAGATGAAGCATCAGCAGGAGAACTTGCTGCAGTATCAGGCCTATCAAATTCAATTGTAGGGTGTGGACTTGGAAATTGCCATAGAAAAGTTAATTATGAGATGGTTCCAGCGTTAAAATCAAGAGTAATATTTGACAAAGGTTTAAATGAAAAAGATGTATTAGCTTGTTTTAAAGTTTTAGAAGAAGAAGATCCTGCGCTTAAAGTAAGTTGGAATGAAAAGCTAGGTGAAATACAGGTAAATATTATGGGAACAATTCAGCTGGAAGTACTTAAAGAACTAGTAAAGGAAAGATTTGATTTAAGCGTAGATTTTGGACCTTGTGAAATTTTATATAAAGAAACCATAGTAGAAGCTTCTTATGGCTGCGGACACTTTGAACCTTTAAGACATTATGCAGAAGTATACCTTAAATTGGAGCCAGGAGAGAGAAATAGTGGTATTTCATTTTACAATGAGTGCAGTGCAGATGACTTAGACATAAATTATCAGAAATTGATAGGCAAACATATCTATGAAAGAGATCATCATGGTATTTTAACAGGCTTTCCCATAACTGATATAAAAATTACACTTATTACAGGAAGATGCCATGTTAAGCATACCTGTGGGGGAGATTTTAGAGAGGCAACTTTTAGAGCACTTAGACAGGGACTTGAAGGTGTGAAAAACATACTTTTAGAACCCTATTATAGATTTAAGATTAAGGTAAGTGCAGATTATATGGGAAGAGTTTTATCTGATATACAAAAGTTAAAAGGCTCTTTTGAAAATCCTAATAATTTGAATGGTGAAGTTATTATAACAGGCAGAGGGCCAGTATCTACATTTATGAATTATGCTGTGGATTTTACCTCTTTTACAAAAGGAAGAGGTAAAATTAATTTTGTATTGGATGGATATGATATTTGCCATAATGAAGAAGAAGTTATTGAAAAGATAGGCTATGATAAAAATGCAGATATTGAATATACATCTACTTCAGTATTTTGTTCTAAAGGACAGCCCTTTTTAGTAAAAGGAGATAGAGCAAGAGAATATATGCACTGCTTAAAGTAG
- a CDS encoding ABC transporter permease, giving the protein MEFSMRRVNALFSKELKELPKNINVLFMAALPVIFCAIYLKIFRNVMNSQEGKIYILNTILNMNLVMVATLIMAMLIAEEKEKNTLKTLMLTSLSPAEFLIGKALITIFISVIVNIAIFFMLKIQMQYLLMYFIITIVVLISMVEIGAVIGIVSKNQMATGTIGTPLCMFLFMIPLLSGLNKTFYKIATLLPNYNSMIILKKVFDGKNILEGSGYNIFVIFAWIVGSSLVFAYVYNRNGISSDS; this is encoded by the coding sequence ATGGAATTTTCAATGAGAAGAGTAAATGCATTATTTAGCAAGGAGTTAAAGGAACTGCCTAAGAATATAAACGTACTTTTTATGGCTGCACTTCCAGTAATATTTTGTGCTATATATTTAAAGATATTTAGAAATGTAATGAATTCACAAGAAGGGAAAATATATATTTTAAATACCATACTTAATATGAATTTAGTTATGGTGGCTACACTTATAATGGCTATGTTAATAGCAGAGGAAAAGGAAAAAAATACATTGAAGACTCTTATGTTAACTTCGCTTTCTCCCGCAGAATTTTTAATTGGAAAGGCACTTATAACTATTTTTATTTCAGTAATTGTAAATATAGCTATATTTTTCATGTTGAAAATTCAAATGCAGTATTTGTTAATGTATTTTATTATAACGATTGTAGTTTTAATTAGTATGGTAGAAATTGGAGCTGTAATTGGAATTGTATCTAAAAATCAAATGGCAACAGGGACTATTGGTACCCCTCTATGCATGTTTCTATTTATGATACCTTTGCTTTCAGGATTAAATAAAACTTTTTATAAAATTGCAACTTTGCTGCCAAATTACAATTCAATGATAATTCTTAAAAAAGTTTTTGATGGCAAAAACATACTTGAAGGTTCTGGTTATAATATATTTGTAATTTTTGCATGGATAGTAGGTTCATCCTTGGTTTTTGCGTATGTTTATAATAGAAATGGAATATCAAGTGATTCTTAG